From one Brachypodium distachyon strain Bd21 chromosome 4, Brachypodium_distachyon_v3.0, whole genome shotgun sequence genomic stretch:
- the LOC104584839 gene encoding uncharacterized protein LOC104584839, with protein MIDALFDQVTGAGIFSKIDLRSGYNQIKIKPEDVPKTGFVSRYGHHEYLVVPFGLTIAPTVFMNLMNKVFMKYLDKFVIVFIDDILIYSINKEEHAEHLRIVLQTLREHQLYAKFSKCEFWLTQVSFLGHVITQEGVAVDPKKIETVINWKSPTSVSEVRSFLGLAGYYRRFIEGFSKISGPMTNLLRKETKFEWTESFSRAEAKTYNRSSVNFAKKCIGEASVTSLVIQPTLDDEIKRYQLEGKFLAEEIRRIKEKELSEFTLADDESLWYKGRICVPNIPDIKKVILQEAHQTPYTIHSGSTKMYMDLKGTFWWNNMKREIAKFVSECDTCQRVKAEHQNPAGLMQPLPIPQWKWEEISMDFITGLPRTQNHKDAIWVIIDRLTKTAHFIPINQKYSCERLAKIYIKEIVSKHGVPDRIVFDPGSLGPDLVEEKQDVVTIIRDRLKTAQSRQKSYADKKRRIVEFQEGDLVYLKVSPTKGVKRFAPESAGAWEEKESGRRRPGTVVLQLEEKCLVAEQLGGGRAEQEEAGVQQANPSNSITYSSPGCEPTAEEEVVYVEVGEEVPAEPPSTKVDEGVDYYYEYREDSNDM; from the exons ATGATCGATGCTCTATTTGACCAAGTAACAGGTGCTGGAATTTTCTCTAAGATAGACTTGCGATCAGGCTACAATCAAATAAAGATCAAACCAGAGGATGTTCCGAAGACTGGTTTTGTCTCTCGATATGGGCATCATGAATATCTTGTGGTACCATTCGGGTTGACGATTGCACCTACAGTATTCATGAAtttgatgaacaaggtgttcatgaaGTATCTTGACAAGTTTGTGATCGTCTTCATTGATGATATTCTCATCTATTCCATAAACAAAGAAGAGCATGCTGAGCATCTCAGAATTGTGTTGCAGACTTTGAGGGAACATCAATTGTATGCCAAGTTTAGTAAATGTGAATTTTGGCTGACTCAAGTATCTTTTCTGGGTCATGTTATCACACAAGAAGGAGTTGCAGTggacccaaagaagatagaaacTGTTATAAATTGGAAGTCTCCAACATCGGTTTCAGAAGTCCGAAGTTTTCTAGGTTTGGCAGGATATTACAGGAGATTCATTGAAGGATTCTCCAAGATTTCAGGACCCATGACTAATTTGTTGAGGAAAGAAACCAAATTTGAGTGGACTGAAagcttttcaagagctgaagCAAAGACTTACAACCGCTCCAGTGTTAACTTTGCCAAAAAGTG CATAGGTGAAGCCAGTGTTACATCGTTAGTAATTCAACCTACCTTGGATGATGAGATCAAGAGGTATCAGTTAGAGGGCAAGTTCCTTGCTGAGGAAATCAGAAGGATTAAAGAGAAGGAATTATCAGAATTCACTCTAGCAGATGACGAGTCATTGTGGTACAAAGGCCGGATATGTGTTCCAAACATTCCGGATATCAAGAAGGtgattttacaagaagctCACCAAACACCATACACAATTCATTCAGGAagcacaaagatgtacatggatttGAAAGGTACATTTTGGTGGAACAACATGAAGCGTGAAATTGCTAAGTTTGTATCTGAATGTGACACTTGCCAAAGGGTGAAAGCTGAACATCAGAATCCAGCGGGTTTGATGCAGCCATTACCAATACCCCAGTGGAAATGGGAGGAGATTAGTATGGACTTTATCACTGGATTACCAAGGACACAAAACCACAAAGATGCTATATGGGTAATTATTGATCGGTTGACAAAGACTGCACATTTCATTCCTATCAACCAGAAGTACTCATGTGAAAGACTTGCTAAGATCTACATCAAGGAGATTGTTAGCAAACATGGAGTTCCTGATAGAATAGTATTTGATCCAGGATCC CTAGGACCTGATCTTGTTGAGGAAAAGCAAGATGTAGTTACCATCATCAGGGATCGACTCAAGACAGCTCAGAGCCGTCAAAAGAGTTATGCTGATAAAAAGAGGAGAATTGTAGAATTCCAAGAAGGAGACTTGGTTTACTTGAAAGTGAGTCCTACCAAAggagttaagagatttg CACCTGAGAGTGCAGGGGCTTGGGAAGAAAAGGAgtcggggaggagaaggccagGGACAGTCGTGCTGCAGCTGGAGGAGAAGTGCTTAGTAGCAGAACAGctaggaggaggacgagcagaGCAAGAAG AAGCGGGAGTTCAACAAGCAAACCCGTCGAACTCCATTACCTATTCGTCACCAG GTTGTGAGCCGACGGCAGAGGAAGAAGTGGTGTACGTCGAAGTTGGAGAAGAAGTACCAGCGGAGCCACCTTCAACGAAAGTCGACGAAGGAGTGGACTACTACTACGAGTACCGTGAAGACAGCAATGACATGTAG
- the LOC100825353 gene encoding uncharacterized protein LOC100825353 — protein sequence MADDYTVIPQIDVFATSDQELLDLLQQRTALYDAEKLARGWERLPVNAHLVGLAPSELPSCFLMSGDVMNQLEIRQSCWGSYRFVPSPLYAVRSSAGPEYTGVRQTRMFRNRDKSDWIMIQYKLLEPKDEGRDLFLQDELMLCVVFRVRNKGEVMSPDEAIYPQIPDHLDTLFRFLYHEELDTDGPLSPVREEQLNSRISSLSECFNGQNQGHGVGLQPKTKRPRSTGPDGKSDIWRNFTKIYVRDDSDEYGKFKLAYAVCHICDKLLKAPSKNGTKTLWRHHETCSCKQVKQQTQQQGRCSASVVPDYSRARCPSSI from the exons ATGGCCGACGATTACACTGTGATCCCACAAATCGACGTTTTCGCCACCAGCGACCAGGAGCTGCTTGACCTCCTCCAACAAAGGACGGCTTTATACGATGCAGAGAAGCTGGCGCGGGGGTGGGAACGGTTGCCGGTCAACGCCCACCTCGTCGGGCTGGCCCCGTCCGAGCTTCCATCCTGCTTCCTGATGTCGGGGGACGTTATGAACCAGCTGGAGATACGTCAGTCGTGCTGGGGCTCCTACCGGTTTGTACCAAGCCCCTTGTACGCGGTCCGTTCTTCAGCTGGCCCTGAGTACACGGGGGTCAGGCAGACGAGAATGTTTCGCAACCGTGACAAATCGGACTGGATCATGATCCAGTACAAATTGTTGGAGCCGAAGGATGAAGGGCGTGACTTGTTTCTGCAG GATGAGCTGATGCTTTGTGTGGTTTTCCGGGTGAGAAACAAAGGCGAGGTCATGTCCCCAGATGAGGCAATTTACCCTCAAATTCCTGACCATCTCGATACGCTTTTCAGATTTCTCTATCACGAAGAACTCGACACGG ATGGTCCCCTATCGCCTGTGCGTGAAGAGCAGTTGAACAGTCGCATAAGTTCGTTGAGTGAGTGCTTCAACGGCCAGAATCAGGGGCATGGGGTTGGACTACAACCAAAGACAAAGCGCCCAAGATCGACTGGTCCAGATGGTAAATCAGATATTTGGAGGAATTTCACCAAGATATACGTAAGAGATGACTCAGATGAGTATGGCAAATTCAAACTTGCTTACGCGGTGTGCCATATCTGCGATAAGTTGTTAAAAGCTCCTTCCAAGAATGGCACCAAGACCCTGTGGAGGCATCACGAAACATGCTCATGCAAGCAAGTGAAGCAACAGACACAGCAGCAGGGGAGGTGCTCTGCATCTGTAGTGCCAGACTACTCACGTGCTCGCTGCCCAAGTTCTATCTAG
- the LOC100830261 gene encoding dehydrodolichyl diphosphate synthase 6 isoform X2, with the protein MLDSLISQMEKEKQPDEIVTTGVLESLQNFIRKCIVAVLSYGPMPRHIAFIMDGNRRYAKSRSIKEGAGHRVGFSALMASLLYCYEMGVKYITVYAFSIDNFKRDPTEVQTLMELMEEKINELLENRNVINKVNCKINFWGNLDMLSEPVRLAAQKLMASTSRNAGLVLSVCMPYNSTSEIANAVNELCAERRDMMQREHAGSSNGRAVGSGAHSDISVADLDRHMYTAGCPDPDIVIRTSGETRLSNFLLWQTTFSHLQNPEPLWPEFSWRHLVWAILQYQRVYPYIEQNRIQAKKQL; encoded by the exons ATGCTTGATTCACTTATCAGCCAA atggagaaggagaagcagCCTGATGAGATAGTCACAACTGGTGTTCTTGAAAGTCTGCAGAATTTTATACGCAAATGCATCGTAGCTGTCCTCTCATATGGCCCGATGCCTAGACACATTGCGTTTATTATGGACGGTAACCGCAGATATGCTAAATCCAGAAGTATCAAGGAAGGCGCCGGTCATAGGGTGGGCTTCTCTGCTCTGATGGCAAGTCTTCTATACTGTTACGAAATGGGTGTGAAGTATATAACAGTTTATGCATTTAGCATTGACAATTTTAAACGGGACCCAACTGAGGTGCAAACTTTGATGGAGTTAATGGAGGAAAAGATCAATGAGCTGTTGGAGAACAGAAATGTGATCAATAAGGTTAACTGCAAGATCAACTTCTGGGGGAACCTGGACATGCTTAGCGAACCGGTTCGACTGGCAGCTCAGAAATTGATGGCGAGCACCTCCAGAAACGCAGGGTTAGTCTTATCTGTTTGCATGCCATACAACTCGACCTCTGAGATTGCAAACGCCGTCAATGAGCTCTGCGCAGAACGGAGGGATATGATGCAGAGAGAGCACGCTGGCAGCAGCAATGGCCGTGCTGTAGGTAGTGGCGCGCATTCGGATATTTCAGTGGCTGATTTGGACCGCCATATGTACACTGCTGGTTGCCCAGATCCCGACATTGTGATCCGGACCTCGGGTGAGACTCGGCTGAGCAATTTCCTCCTGTGGCAGACGACGTTTAGTCATCTGCAGAACCCGGAGCCTCTGTGGCCTGAGTTCTCCTGGAGGCACCTTGTCTGGGCGATATTACAGTACCAGAGAGTCTACCCTTACATTGAGCAAAACAGAATTCAGGCAAAGAAGCAGCTGTGA
- the LOC100830261 gene encoding dehydrodolichyl diphosphate synthase 6 isoform X1, producing MAFISALLLTLRKGTDSFVCHAVHDLKMEKEKQPDEIVTTGVLESLQNFIRKCIVAVLSYGPMPRHIAFIMDGNRRYAKSRSIKEGAGHRVGFSALMASLLYCYEMGVKYITVYAFSIDNFKRDPTEVQTLMELMEEKINELLENRNVINKVNCKINFWGNLDMLSEPVRLAAQKLMASTSRNAGLVLSVCMPYNSTSEIANAVNELCAERRDMMQREHAGSSNGRAVGSGAHSDISVADLDRHMYTAGCPDPDIVIRTSGETRLSNFLLWQTTFSHLQNPEPLWPEFSWRHLVWAILQYQRVYPYIEQNRIQAKKQL from the coding sequence ATGGCTTTTATATCTGCACTTCTTCTAACACTTCGCAAAGGCACTGATAGTTTTGTTTGTCATGCTGTTCATGATTtgaagatggagaaggagaagcagCCTGATGAGATAGTCACAACTGGTGTTCTTGAAAGTCTGCAGAATTTTATACGCAAATGCATCGTAGCTGTCCTCTCATATGGCCCGATGCCTAGACACATTGCGTTTATTATGGACGGTAACCGCAGATATGCTAAATCCAGAAGTATCAAGGAAGGCGCCGGTCATAGGGTGGGCTTCTCTGCTCTGATGGCAAGTCTTCTATACTGTTACGAAATGGGTGTGAAGTATATAACAGTTTATGCATTTAGCATTGACAATTTTAAACGGGACCCAACTGAGGTGCAAACTTTGATGGAGTTAATGGAGGAAAAGATCAATGAGCTGTTGGAGAACAGAAATGTGATCAATAAGGTTAACTGCAAGATCAACTTCTGGGGGAACCTGGACATGCTTAGCGAACCGGTTCGACTGGCAGCTCAGAAATTGATGGCGAGCACCTCCAGAAACGCAGGGTTAGTCTTATCTGTTTGCATGCCATACAACTCGACCTCTGAGATTGCAAACGCCGTCAATGAGCTCTGCGCAGAACGGAGGGATATGATGCAGAGAGAGCACGCTGGCAGCAGCAATGGCCGTGCTGTAGGTAGTGGCGCGCATTCGGATATTTCAGTGGCTGATTTGGACCGCCATATGTACACTGCTGGTTGCCCAGATCCCGACATTGTGATCCGGACCTCGGGTGAGACTCGGCTGAGCAATTTCCTCCTGTGGCAGACGACGTTTAGTCATCTGCAGAACCCGGAGCCTCTGTGGCCTGAGTTCTCCTGGAGGCACCTTGTCTGGGCGATATTACAGTACCAGAGAGTCTACCCTTACATTGAGCAAAACAGAATTCAGGCAAAGAAGCAGCTGTGA